The proteins below come from a single Mya arenaria isolate MELC-2E11 chromosome 6, ASM2691426v1 genomic window:
- the LOC128238004 gene encoding uncharacterized protein LOC128238004: MTYSETPLIPSKNVLFRDSAHPEQNRLIQRHAPSRAKTSYSETRSIPSKNVLFRDTAPSRAKTSYSETPLHPEQNRLIQRHRSSRAKTSYSETPLIPSKNVLFRDTAHPEQNRLIQRYRSSRAKTSYSETPLIPSKNVLFRDTAHPEQNRLIQRHRSIPSKNVLFRDTAPSRAKMTYSETQLHLEQKYLIQRHRSFPSKNVLFRDPAHPMQNRLTQRHRSSRAKMSYSETPLIPSKNVLFRDTAPSRAKPSYSETPLIPSKTVLLRDPAHSEQKCLTQRHRSSRAKMSYSETPLHPEQNRLSQRPCSSRAKMSYSETPLHPEQNRLTQRHRSSRAKPSYSETPLHPDQKCLIQRHRSIPSKTVLFRDTASSRAKPSHSETPLHPEQKCLIQRHRSIPSKTVLFRDTASSRAKPSHSETPLHPEQKCLIQRHRSSRAKMSYSETPLHPEQKYLTQRHRSIPSKNVLFRDTANPEQKRLIQRHRSSRPKPSYIETPLIPSKNVLFRDTARSRAKPSCSETPLHPEQKRLFQRHRSSRAQTSYSETPLHPEQKRLIQRHRSIPSKNVLFRDPAPSRAKTSCSETPLHPEQNRLVLRPRSIPSKNVLFRDTAHPE, translated from the coding sequence ATGACTTATTCAGAGACACCGCTCATCCCGAGCAAAAACGTCTTATTCAGAGACTCCGCTCATCCCGAGCAAAACCGTCTTATTCAGAGACACGCTCCATCCCGAGCAAAAACGTCTTATTCAGAGACACGCTCCATCCCGAGCAAAAACGTCTTATTCAGAGACACCGCTCCATCCCGAGCAAAAACGTCTTATTCAGAGACACCGCTCCATCCCGAGCAAAACCGTCTTATTCAGAGACACCGCTCATCCCGAGCAAAAACGTCTTATTCAGAGACTCCGCTCATCCCGAGCAAAAACGTCTTATTCAGAGACACCGCTCATCCCGAGCAAAACCGTCTTATTCAGAGATACCGCTCATCCCGAGCAAAAACGTCTTATTCAGAGACTCCGCTCATCCCGAGCAAAAACGTCTTATTCAGAGACACCGCTCATCCCGAGCAAAACCGTCTTATTCAGAGACACCGCTCCATCCCGAGCAAAAACGTCTTATTCAGAGACACCGCTCCATCCCGAGCAAAAATGACTTATTCAGAGACACAGCTCCATCTGGAGCAAAAATATCTCATTCAGAGACACCGCTCCTTCCCGAGCAAAAATGTCTTATTCAGAGATCCCGCTCATCCCATGCAAAACCGTCTTACTCAGAGACACCGCTCATCCCGAGCAAAAATGTCTTACTCAGAGACACCGCTCATCCCGAGCAAAAATGTCTTATTCAGAGACACCGCTCCATCCCGAGCAAAACCGTCTTACTCAGAGACCCCGCTCATCCCGAGCAAAACCGTCTTACTCAGAGACCCCGCTCATTCCGAGCAAAAATGTCTTACTCAGAGACACCGCTCATCCCGAGCAAAAATGTCTTATTCAGAGACCCCGCTCCATCCCGAGCAAAACCGTCTTTCTCAGAGACCCTGCTCATCCCGAGCAAAAATGTCTTACTCAGAGACACCGCTCCATCCCGAGCAAAACCGTCTTACTCAGAGACACCGCTCATCCCGAGCAAAACCGTCTTATTCAGAGACACCGCTCCATCCCGATCAAAAATGTCTCATTCAGAGACACCGCTCCATCCCGAGCAAAACCGTCTTATTCAGAGACACCGCCTCATCACGAGCAAAACCGTCTCATTCAGAGACACCGCTCCATCCCGAGCAAAAATGTCTCATTCAGAGACACCGCTCCATCCCGAGCAAAACCGTCTTATTCAGAGACACCGCCTCATCACGAGCAAAACCGTCTCATTCAGAGACACCGCTCCATCCCGAGCAAAAATGTCTTATTCAGAGACACCGCTCATCCCGAGCAAAAATGTCTTATTCAGAGACACCGCTCCATCCCGAGCAAAAATATCTGACTCAGAGACACCGCTCCATCCCGAGCAAAAACGTCTTATTCAGAGACACCGCTAATCCCGAGCAAAAACGTCTTATTCAGAGACACCGCTCATCCCGACCAAAACCGTCTTATATAGAGACACCGCTCATCCCGAGCAAAAACGTCTTGTTCAGAGACACCGCTCGATCCCGAGCAAAACCGTCTTGTTCAGAGACCCCGCTCCATCCCGAGCAAAAACGTCTTTTTCAGAGACACCGCTCATCCCGAGCACAAACGTCTTATTCAGAGACACCGCTCCATCCCGAGCAAAAACGTCTTATTCAGAGACACCGCTCCATCCCGAGCAAAAACGTCTTATTCAGAGACCCCGCTCCATCCCGAGCAAAAACGTCTTGTTCAGAGACACCGCTCCATCCCGAGCAAAACCGTCTTGTTCTGAGACCCCGCTCCATCCCGAGCAAAAACGTCTTATTCAGAGACACCGCTCATCCCGAGTAA